The Microbulbifer sp. YPW1 genome contains a region encoding:
- a CDS encoding serine hydrolase, whose translation MSAKFACSARHISGFNNEKIYRDLHNYSPLFSLVRVSHTGNVTKAQLGKLVSAQVRFDPAMGTQLGPQLEPRDQTVSHAPSPSIEFQHRRSEPHHQNRAHTPLQQLLARQLQEDFRTGLDTRALVVACGDRVIAEAYGNGITARTRLLGWSMTKSVIAMLFGRMEALGMADPQERDLFAEWSQDARSSITLENLLQMCDGLAFDERYYLGTDATRMLFGNQPASHYALQRPLKYSPGSHFSYSSGSTNLVARWMHKQLGGTEKSLKFLRSEFVDPLALHSLLLETDADGVFVGSSYGFATARDWAKLGIVLLNNGAVEGARVLNSQWIRRAVASNTSINDARYGYQLWLNHSSRNELPLYPTLPRDSYFMLGNREQKLMVCPNQNAVIVRLGWSASPYPAESRFGEILAALPY comes from the coding sequence ATGAGCGCAAAGTTTGCCTGCTCAGCGCGCCATATCTCCGGCTTCAATAATGAAAAAATATACCGGGATCTTCACAATTATTCTCCCCTGTTTTCACTGGTGCGGGTGAGCCATACAGGCAACGTGACCAAGGCGCAGTTGGGAAAACTTGTGTCCGCGCAGGTACGGTTCGATCCAGCTATGGGAACGCAGCTGGGTCCACAATTGGAGCCACGCGATCAGACAGTCTCGCACGCTCCCAGCCCCTCGATCGAATTTCAGCATCGCCGCAGTGAACCCCATCACCAGAACCGTGCGCACACTCCCCTTCAGCAGCTTCTTGCGCGGCAGCTACAGGAAGACTTCCGTACAGGCCTGGACACTCGTGCGCTAGTGGTAGCCTGCGGGGATAGGGTGATCGCCGAAGCCTACGGAAACGGCATCACCGCGCGTACGCGGCTTCTCGGCTGGTCGATGACAAAGAGTGTTATCGCAATGCTATTTGGCAGGATGGAAGCGCTGGGGATGGCCGATCCACAGGAACGGGATCTTTTTGCGGAGTGGAGCCAGGATGCACGCTCTTCCATCACCCTGGAAAACCTCCTGCAGATGTGTGACGGACTGGCGTTTGACGAACGCTACTACCTTGGAACCGATGCCACCCGCATGTTGTTTGGCAACCAACCCGCGTCGCACTATGCACTGCAGCGCCCCCTGAAATACTCACCGGGCTCGCATTTTTCCTACTCTTCGGGATCCACCAATCTGGTTGCCCGCTGGATGCACAAACAGTTGGGCGGCACCGAAAAATCGTTGAAGTTCCTGCGAAGTGAATTCGTTGATCCGCTGGCGCTACACAGCCTTTTACTGGAGACTGACGCCGACGGTGTATTTGTAGGCAGCTCCTATGGCTTTGCCACTGCAAGGGACTGGGCAAAACTCGGCATCGTATTGCTGAACAATGGGGCCGTCGAGGGCGCACGCGTGCTGAATAGCCAATGGATACGGCGGGCTGTTGCCAGTAACACCAGCATTAATGACGCCCGCTACGGTTACCAGCTGTGGCTGAATCACAGCAGCAGGAACGAACTACCACTGTATCCGACCCTCCCCCGGGACAGCTACTTTATGCTCGGCAATCGCGAGCAAAAGCTGATGGTATGCCCGAACCAAA
- a CDS encoding ornithine cyclodeaminase family protein: MQYIDANTVHQSLEYPELISALRKAFREQRVQVPQRHHHHYRYSAGHDHENTLLLMPAWQADGYLGVKTVVVAPDNQNEPTIQGQYTLIDAATGTPRLVMDAASITARRTAAASALAADYLAPVDANTLLMVGTGTLAPELVRAHASIRPIKEVLIWGRSADKARAVAATLQGESFDVSLCNDIQSGMQRADIVSCATMSKTPLIYGKWLREEQHIDLVGAYRPDMREADDLLIRRVALYADVMPHALNETGDLAIPIAEGVITPQSVLGDLPSLCKSPAPAERTGVTCFKSVGHALEDLVAASLVHARVESGSSAG, encoded by the coding sequence ATGCAGTACATTGATGCCAACACTGTCCACCAGTCGCTAGAGTATCCGGAACTCATCTCCGCACTGCGAAAGGCATTTCGCGAACAAAGGGTGCAGGTACCACAACGGCACCACCACCACTACCGATACTCTGCAGGCCATGATCACGAAAATACACTGCTGCTGATGCCCGCATGGCAGGCGGACGGCTATCTGGGAGTAAAGACCGTAGTGGTCGCACCGGACAATCAGAATGAACCGACCATACAGGGGCAGTACACCCTTATTGATGCGGCAACTGGGACCCCCAGGTTGGTCATGGATGCGGCCAGTATCACTGCGCGACGAACCGCAGCGGCCTCAGCCCTGGCAGCAGATTATCTGGCACCGGTCGATGCCAACACCCTGTTGATGGTCGGCACAGGAACACTCGCCCCCGAGCTTGTGCGAGCGCATGCCAGTATACGCCCGATAAAAGAAGTGCTGATTTGGGGCCGTTCGGCAGATAAAGCCCGGGCGGTAGCAGCCACTTTGCAGGGCGAATCTTTCGACGTCTCGCTGTGCAATGATATTCAATCCGGCATGCAACGGGCTGACATCGTCAGCTGCGCCACCATGAGCAAAACGCCGCTGATCTACGGTAAGTGGCTGAGAGAGGAGCAGCATATTGACCTGGTAGGCGCCTACCGGCCGGATATGCGGGAAGCGGATGATCTGCTAATCCGGCGCGTGGCCCTTTATGCTGATGTAATGCCCCACGCCCTGAACGAGACCGGCGATCTGGCGATTCCCATTGCTGAAGGTGTAATTACCCCGCAATCGGTCCTCGGCGACCTCCCCTCCCTGTGCAAATCCCCAGCACCCGCGGAGCGCACAGGGGTTACCTGCTTCAAGTCAGTAGGGCACGCCCTTGAGGACCTGGTCGCTGCCAGCCTGGTACACGCGCGCGTCGAATCAGGCAGCAGTGCGGGTTAA